A section of the Pseudomonas fluorescens genome encodes:
- a CDS encoding citrate-proton symporter has translation MQTSIKGVSRTRQVVAAVVGNALEWYDFIVYGFLASIIARQFFPSDDEYASLLMALATFGVGFFMRPVGGILLGMYADRKGRKAAMQLIIRLMTVSIALIVFAPNYAAIGMGAPLLIVVARMLQGFATGGEYASATAFLVESAPAHRKGLYGSWQLVGQCLAVFGGAAMVALVTHFFSPQTLDLWGWRLPFVFGLLIGPVGLWIRRHMEDPEEFIEARKQATGPAPSLMTVLREHRRSILVSMGLACGATVSFYVVLVNMPTFAHKNLGLPLDQVLMVQMFAVALMTVVIPLSGLLSDRLGRRPVLMAFTLAFFVMVYPLYVWVAAAPSIERLLVMQVMLCIAIGGFFGPAPTALAEQFPIEVRSTGVSVAYNVAVMLFGGFAPLIVTWLSKVLETPVAPAFYVLFACVLTLLGTYCMHEAPRAAAPARFTKGVKP, from the coding sequence ATGCAGACTTCAATAAAAGGCGTGTCCCGCACCCGGCAAGTGGTGGCGGCGGTGGTCGGCAACGCGCTGGAGTGGTACGACTTCATCGTCTACGGCTTTCTGGCCAGCATCATCGCCCGGCAGTTTTTCCCCTCGGACGATGAATATGCGTCGCTGCTGATGGCCCTGGCCACCTTCGGCGTCGGCTTCTTCATGCGCCCGGTGGGCGGCATCCTGCTGGGGATGTACGCCGACCGCAAAGGCCGCAAGGCCGCCATGCAGCTGATTATCCGTTTGATGACCGTGTCTATCGCGCTCATCGTGTTTGCCCCCAACTACGCCGCCATCGGCATGGGCGCGCCGCTGTTGATCGTGGTGGCGCGGATGCTCCAGGGCTTTGCCACCGGCGGTGAATATGCCAGCGCCACGGCATTCCTGGTGGAAAGCGCACCGGCCCATCGCAAAGGCCTGTACGGCTCCTGGCAACTGGTCGGGCAATGCCTGGCGGTGTTTGGCGGCGCGGCAATGGTGGCGCTGGTCACCCACTTCTTTTCCCCGCAGACCCTCGACCTATGGGGTTGGCGCCTGCCGTTTGTGTTCGGCTTGCTGATTGGCCCGGTGGGCCTGTGGATTCGCCGGCACATGGAAGACCCCGAGGAATTTATCGAAGCCCGCAAACAGGCCACCGGCCCGGCGCCAAGCCTGATGACGGTGTTGCGTGAGCATCGGCGCAGCATCTTGGTCAGCATGGGCCTGGCCTGCGGCGCGACGGTATCGTTCTACGTAGTGCTGGTGAATATGCCGACCTTCGCCCACAAAAACCTCGGCCTGCCCCTGGACCAGGTATTGATGGTGCAGATGTTCGCCGTGGCGCTGATGACCGTCGTCATTCCCTTGTCTGGCCTGCTCTCCGACCGATTGGGGCGGCGACCAGTCCTGATGGCCTTCACCCTGGCGTTTTTTGTGATGGTTTACCCACTGTATGTGTGGGTCGCGGCGGCGCCGTCCATCGAGCGCTTGCTGGTGATGCAAGTGATGCTGTGCATCGCCATCGGCGGCTTCTTCGGCCCGGCGCCGACGGCCCTGGCCGAACAGTTTCCCATCGAAGTGCGTTCCACCGGGGTGTCGGTGGCCTACAACGTGGCGGTGATGCTGTTCGGCGGTTTTGCGCCGCTGATTGTGACGTGGCTGAGCAAGGTGTTGGAGACGCCGGTGGCCCCGGCGTTTTATGTGCTGTTTGCTTGCGTCCTGACGCTGCTGGGCACTTACTGCATGCATGAAGCGCCGAGGGCTGCAGCGCCGGCGCGTTTTACCAAGGGAGTGAAGCCTTGA
- a CDS encoding amidase, giving the protein MKIVELDAIALSQAIHARQVSCHDVMQAYLAQIARFNPSVNALVSLRDEEHVLAEARACDRELDQGRSRGWMHGMPQAIKDLAATKGLRTTLGSPLFAEQVPAEDAIAVARVRASGAIIIGKSNVPEFGLGSQTYNSVFGTTGNAYDPALVAGGSSGGAAVALALRMLPVADGSDMMGSLRNPAAFNNVFGLRPSQGRVPHGPAPEVFVQQLATEGPMGRSVADVAQLLSIQAGYDPRVPLSLKDDPSVFGAPLARDFKGARLGWLGDYNGYLPMDNGVLALCESALGDFSALGCEVQSCQPDFPMERLWQCWLVHRHWLVQGSLGAAYADPQKRALLKPEAQWEVEGGLGLSAADVYQASLARSDWYRALARLFERYDFLLLPSAQVFPFDAQQPWPRVVGGQAMDTYHRWMEVVIGPTLAGLPSMSVPVGFNPQGLPMGLQIIGPAQADRAVLQLAYAHEQLTHWVQRYPAQCLRANT; this is encoded by the coding sequence TTGAAGATTGTTGAGCTCGATGCAATTGCGTTGTCCCAGGCGATCCATGCCCGGCAGGTGTCGTGTCACGACGTGATGCAGGCTTATCTGGCGCAGATCGCGCGTTTCAACCCCTCGGTCAATGCCCTGGTGTCGTTGCGCGACGAAGAGCACGTCCTGGCCGAGGCCCGGGCCTGTGACCGGGAGCTGGATCAGGGCCGCTCCCGTGGCTGGATGCACGGCATGCCCCAGGCGATCAAGGATCTGGCGGCAACCAAGGGCCTGCGCACCACCCTGGGCTCGCCCCTGTTCGCCGAACAGGTTCCCGCTGAAGACGCTATCGCCGTGGCGCGGGTGCGGGCCAGCGGCGCAATTATCATCGGCAAGAGCAACGTGCCGGAATTTGGCCTCGGTTCGCAGACCTACAACAGCGTGTTCGGTACCACAGGCAATGCCTATGACCCGGCCTTGGTCGCGGGCGGCAGCAGCGGCGGGGCGGCAGTGGCCCTGGCACTGCGCATGCTGCCGGTGGCCGATGGCAGCGACATGATGGGCTCGCTGCGCAACCCGGCGGCGTTCAACAATGTATTCGGCCTGCGCCCGTCCCAGGGGCGGGTGCCCCATGGGCCGGCGCCGGAGGTGTTTGTCCAGCAACTGGCCACTGAAGGGCCGATGGGCCGCAGCGTGGCGGACGTGGCGCAGTTGTTGAGCATCCAGGCCGGTTATGACCCGCGGGTGCCGTTGTCACTCAAGGACGATCCCAGCGTATTCGGTGCACCGTTGGCCCGTGACTTCAAGGGCGCGCGCCTGGGCTGGCTGGGGGACTACAACGGCTATCTGCCGATGGACAACGGCGTGCTGGCCTTGTGTGAATCAGCCCTCGGTGATTTCAGCGCGTTGGGCTGCGAAGTACAAAGCTGCCAGCCGGACTTTCCCATGGAGCGCTTGTGGCAATGCTGGTTGGTCCATCGCCATTGGCTGGTGCAGGGCTCGCTGGGCGCGGCGTATGCCGACCCGCAAAAGCGGGCGCTGCTCAAGCCTGAAGCGCAGTGGGAAGTGGAGGGCGGCCTGGGCTTGAGCGCTGCGGATGTGTATCAGGCCTCGTTGGCACGTAGCGATTGGTACCGCGCCCTGGCCAGGTTGTTCGAGCGTTACGATTTTCTGCTATTGCCCAGCGCCCAAGTGTTCCCTTTCGATGCACAACAGCCTTGGCCGCGGGTTGTTGGAGGGCAGGCCATGGATACCTACCACCGCTGGATGGAGGTGGTCATCGGCCCGACATTGGCTGGCCTGCCGAGCATGAGTGTACCGGTGGGCTTCAACCCGCAAGGCTTGCCCATGGGCCTGCAAATCATCGGCCCGGCCCAGGCTGATCGCGCCGTGCTGCAACTGGCCTATGCCCATGAACAACTGACGCATTGGGTGCAGCGCTACCCTGCGCAATGCCTGAGAGCGAACACCTGA
- a CDS encoding IclR family transcriptional regulator — MGSNADTGTVRSVERALAIIELLGEHQALGLEELHYLTRLPKATVSRMLLTLQEQGWIYRGLSDRRYRLSARRLFGDTQQRFKRRLVECAAPWLLELSERTGLVADLSNFDGERLEVMESAIPTVLRKLYPNNCQIVGQHASLFHSAMGKACLAELAADEVQRLASREHVPADDQYRACEQSQHQGFGQRTEGYWEYPVRLPFLIRAVALPVRANGRLVGSMALHWPMHQAPVERVLSLHLASLEATVQGVQHALA; from the coding sequence ATGGGCAGCAACGCCGACACAGGGACTGTGCGCTCAGTGGAGCGGGCACTGGCCATCATCGAATTGCTGGGTGAGCACCAGGCCCTGGGGCTTGAGGAACTGCATTATCTGACGCGCCTGCCCAAGGCCACGGTGTCGCGGATGCTGTTGACGTTGCAGGAACAGGGCTGGATCTATCGCGGCCTGAGCGACCGGCGTTATCGCCTCAGTGCCCGGCGCTTGTTTGGCGACACCCAGCAACGCTTCAAGCGGCGCCTGGTGGAATGTGCAGCGCCCTGGCTGCTGGAACTCAGCGAGCGCACCGGGCTGGTGGCCGATTTGTCGAATTTCGACGGCGAGCGCCTGGAAGTCATGGAAAGCGCGATCCCCACGGTGTTGCGCAAGCTGTACCCGAACAACTGCCAGATCGTCGGCCAGCATGCCAGCCTGTTCCACTCGGCCATGGGCAAGGCGTGCCTGGCTGAACTGGCGGCCGATGAAGTACAGCGCCTGGCCAGTCGCGAGCATGTGCCGGCCGACGATCAGTACCGCGCCTGCGAACAATCCCAGCATCAAGGGTTTGGCCAGCGTACCGAAGGGTATTGGGAATACCCGGTGCGCTTGCCGTTCCTGATCCGCGCGGTGGCGTTGCCGGTGCGGGCCAATGGACGCCTGGTGGGAAGCATGGCGTTGCATTGGCCGATGCACCAGGCGCCGGTGGAGCGGGTGTTGAGCCTGCACCTGGCCAGCCTGGAGGCGACCGTGCAAGGTGTGCAGCACGCTTTGGCCTGA
- a CDS encoding YceI family protein: protein MFNTSVFKPLAFLLVAAAMPAQAAWYLDNESSRLSFVTTKNTDISEVQRFLVLHGKVEESGAAQLEVELESINSGIPLRDERMRNDLFQIKSHPDALINAQINLQPISDLATGAQLELRLPLSVTLHGKTQTYNAELLATRLDDRRFQVVTLEPLVLHARDFDLLPGVETLRKAAGLDAISLSVPVGAVLIFTAR from the coding sequence ATGTTCAACACATCCGTCTTCAAGCCCCTGGCCTTCCTGCTAGTGGCCGCCGCCATGCCCGCGCAGGCCGCCTGGTACCTGGATAACGAATCCTCACGGTTGTCGTTCGTCACCACCAAAAACACCGATATTTCCGAAGTCCAGCGCTTTTTGGTGCTGCACGGCAAGGTCGAAGAGAGCGGTGCGGCGCAGTTGGAGGTTGAGCTGGAGTCGATCAACAGTGGCATCCCGCTGCGCGATGAGCGCATGCGCAACGACCTGTTCCAGATCAAGAGCCACCCTGATGCGCTGATCAACGCGCAAATCAACCTGCAACCCATCAGCGACCTGGCTACCGGCGCGCAACTGGAATTGCGCCTGCCGCTGTCGGTCACCCTGCACGGCAAGACCCAGACCTACAACGCCGAACTGCTGGCAACGCGCCTGGACGACCGGCGCTTCCAGGTGGTGACCCTGGAGCCGCTGGTGCTGCATGCCAGGGATTTTGACTTGCTCCCCGGTGTAGAGACCTTGCGCAAGGCTGCTGGCCTTGACGCGATCAGCCTGTCGGTGCCGGTGGGTGCGGTGCTGATTTTCACGGCGCGCTGA
- a CDS encoding phospholipase D-like domain-containing protein: protein MSGAVFPWRSANRFELLIDGPNFFPQMLVAIARAERQVELELYLVEAGACAEEMVKALVQAAERGVQVRCLFDDYGSLAFTLSLRRRLLDAGVQLRFYNRLRWRRWMRNLYRDHRKLLLVDQTIAVVGGTGVTDEFWTPGQDTCEWHEVMVQISGPLVLDWQALFDRQWQVNDHRRAWKPATHFGLPRLPKLPATGPGLGRVAYADAGQHRDILQSLIRALNSGQRRIWLATPYFLPTWGVRRALRRAAGRGVDVRLLLTGPRTDHPSVRYAGHRYYPRLLKSGVKIFEYQPCFLHLKMVLVDEWVSVGSCNFDHWNLRFNLEANLEALDPALTQAVAGSFERDFAQSQAVSLEAWKARPLWRRVKQRVWGWIDRLVVNLLDRRG, encoded by the coding sequence ATGAGTGGCGCGGTGTTCCCCTGGCGCAGCGCCAACCGCTTCGAATTGTTGATCGACGGCCCTAATTTCTTTCCGCAGATGCTTGTGGCGATCGCCCGTGCGGAACGTCAGGTAGAGCTTGAGCTGTATCTGGTGGAGGCGGGCGCCTGTGCCGAGGAGATGGTCAAGGCCCTGGTGCAGGCGGCCGAGCGTGGGGTGCAGGTGCGTTGCCTGTTCGATGACTACGGCAGCCTGGCGTTTACCCTCAGCCTGCGGCGCCGTTTGCTCGACGCCGGAGTGCAGTTGCGCTTCTACAATCGCCTGCGCTGGCGCCGCTGGATGCGCAACCTCTACCGCGACCACCGCAAACTGCTGTTGGTCGACCAGACCATCGCCGTGGTGGGCGGTACCGGGGTCACCGATGAGTTCTGGACCCCAGGGCAGGACACCTGTGAGTGGCACGAAGTCATGGTGCAAATCAGCGGTCCGCTGGTGCTTGATTGGCAAGCCCTGTTCGATCGCCAGTGGCAGGTCAACGACCACCGCCGTGCCTGGAAGCCAGCCACACACTTTGGTTTGCCGCGCCTGCCCAAACTGCCGGCAACTGGCCCAGGCCTGGGGCGGGTGGCGTATGCCGACGCCGGCCAGCATCGTGACATTTTGCAGTCGCTGATCCGCGCCTTGAACAGCGGCCAGCGCCGTATCTGGCTGGCCACGCCGTACTTCTTGCCCACTTGGGGCGTGCGCCGGGCCCTGCGCCGGGCAGCCGGGCGCGGTGTGGACGTGCGCCTGCTGCTGACCGGGCCGCGCACCGACCACCCTTCGGTGCGTTACGCCGGGCACCGCTATTACCCGCGCTTGCTCAAGTCGGGGGTGAAGATCTTTGAGTACCAGCCGTGTTTCCTGCACCTGAAGATGGTGCTGGTGGACGAGTGGGTCAGCGTCGGCTCGTGCAATTTCGATCACTGGAACCTGCGCTTCAACCTGGAGGCCAACCTGGAAGCGCTGGACCCGGCGTTGACCCAGGCGGTGGCGGGCAGTTTCGAGCGCGATTTTGCCCAGAGCCAGGCGGTCAGCCTGGAGGCATGGAAGGCCCGGCCGTTGTGGCGGCGGGTGAAGCAGCGGGTGTGGGGCTGGATTGATCGGTTGGTGGTCAACCTGTTGGATCGGCGCGGTTAG